A genome region from Microplitis demolitor isolate Queensland-Clemson2020A chromosome 1, iyMicDemo2.1a, whole genome shotgun sequence includes the following:
- the LOC103571260 gene encoding nuclear RNA export factor 2, with the protein MQSNIPLTPVQLDVSSALKLIKNDGMFKERTLMARNDAWHRIKILHGSKYDKEFVLKSILTAVEPADLIPVRYQSIGVDDTCFIARNCGPAIEKLCKNNLIIKIPNSDPLILVITLAFASIQDLKVAIQPLLIASLTKRYDAAKKSLNLKNFHRHEDIAKHVYCPLSQTRTFSHVLKLTKTALASFESLNLQNNDLACLAALESPILSSLKNLDLRNNSLMGIETLTPLRSLEITELWLDGNPLCENYSSASQYIESVKKYCPHLLKLDGIDLENQNIPPTVENYFPNRNVENLVKQFAYHFFIIHDQMDKSTLRGLYHKRALFSLTLNINSGTSRKNLGAYMSDNRNMANQSDLTRNRDLLYLGPDEIIGALKRLPRCLHDRTSFNYDVIFDGRGTVAVTVNGHFKIVNSGGQILSFNRTFILMAQPDDEFVIVNDQYHVDTSITRPISPNFEKRLAEDTHELTSMSPREKNEMVEKLINVTTMNREWAFKFLEETRWELKRAIINFINAYSSSMLPKDAF; encoded by the coding sequence atgcAAAGCAACATACCTTTGACACCGGTCCAATTGGACGTATCATCAGCActgaaattgataaaaaacgATGGGATGTTCAAAGAACGCACACTGATGGCCCGCAATGACGCCTGGcacagaataaaaattctcCATGGAAGTAAATATGACAAAGAATTTGTACTAAAGTCCATTCTTACCGCAGTCGAACCAGCTGACCTGATACCTGTGCGTTATCAGTCAATAGGCGTAGACGACACCTGTTTCATTGCACGAAACTGCGGTCCAGCAATCGAGAAAttatgcaaaaataatttgattatcaAGATTCCCAACAGCGATCCACTGATTCTCGTGATAACACTCGCGTTTGCATCAATACAGGACCTGAAAGTAGCGATTCAGCCGCTGCTGATAGCATCCTTGACCAAAAGGTACGATGCCGCGAagaaaagtttgaatttaaaaaatttccaccgtCATGAAGACATCGCCAAACATGTCTACTGTCCACTGTCACAAACGCGTACCTTCAGTCATGTTTTGAAACTGACCAAAACCGCTCTTGCGTCATTTGAATCCCTGAATCTCCAGAACAACGACCTAGCCTGTCTAGCTGCGTTGGAAAGTCCCATCTTGTCgtcattaaaaaatcttgATTTGAGGAACAACAGTTTGATGGGCATTGAAACTCTCACCCCGCTACGGTCATTGGAGATAACAGAGCTCTGGCTTGATGGTAATCCGCTCTGTGAAAATTATTCCAGTGCTTCCCAGTACATTGAGTCAGTCAAAAAATACTGTCCCCATTTGCTGAAACTTGATGGCATTGACctggaaaatcaaaatattccaCCGACTGTTGAAAACTATTTTCCTAATCGGAATGTTGAGAATTTGGTAAAACAATTCgcgtatcatttttttataattcatgaCCAGATGGACAAGTCAACCCTGCGGGGTCTGTATCACAAGCGGGCTTTATTCTCACTTACTTTGAACATAAACTCGGGAACTTCTAGGAAAAATCTCGGGGCGTATATGAGTGACAACAGAAATATGGCAAATCAGTCAGATCTAACAAGGAATCGTGATTTGCTGTATCTCGGACCGGATGAAATAATCGGCGCACTGAAAAGACTCCCTCGTTGTCTTCATGATAGAACGTCATTTAACTATGACGTTATTTTTGACGGTCGCGGTACTGTTGCTGTCACCGTGAATGGCCACTTCAAGATAGTTAACTCTGGTGGGCAAATCCTGTCATTCAATCGAACCTTTATTTTAATGGCACAACCGGATGATGAATTTGTTATTGTCAATGATCAGTACCACGTGGACACCAGTATCACACGTCCGATTTCaccgaattttgaaaaaagactGGCTGAAGACACTCATGAACTGACGAGCATGAGTCCaagggaaaaaaatgaaatggtTGAGAAACTGATAAATGTCACGACCATGAACAGAGAGTGGgcctttaaatttttggaagaAACCAGGTGGGAATTGAAACGCGCGATCATCAACTTCATCAACGCCTACAGCTCTTCCATGCTACCTAAGGAtgcattttga
- the LOC103571258 gene encoding choline kinase alpha isoform X2 produces the protein MGMKNKMSDSNPEMRATAARICRDYLHGVWKHVNSDNIVLKHISGGLSNWVYNVQLPEGTTPLRGEPRQVLLRIYGQTHGERAMESIITESVIFTLLSERKLGPKLHGVFPGGRIEEYIPARPLLTKELADPELSALTAEKMAHLHMMQVPINKEPTWLWDTMAKWRTSAEEVLKNVDEVDTHLMKHIEAVKSINFSAEIAWFRSFVSQHKYPIVFCHNDMQEGNILLRQNSRKRELVIIDFEYCSYNYRGFDLANHFVEWQYDYTAEEYPFFHERTGSGPTDEQKLHFIRSYLKTTGKEGVAEENRLMEEVKVFTLASHLFWGLWSVVNAGHSNIPFGYWDYATCRLSTYQHLKEKISQSSINASQPQCGIKRKEDHTD, from the exons atGGGTATGAAAAATAAG atgtCTGATAGCAATCCTGAAATGAGGGCAACTGCAGCAAGAATCTGTCGCGATTATCTTCATGGTGTATGGAAGCATGTCAACTCTGATAATATAGTATTAAAACATATAAg tggaGGATTAAGTAACTGGGTGTACAATGTACAGTTACCTGAAGGTACAACGCCTCTGCGTGGTGAACCCCGTCAAGTATTACTAAGAATATACGGGCAGACACATGGTGAACGTGCAATGGAAAGTATTATCACGGAATCTGTTATTTTTACCCTACTGTCTGAACGTAAACTTGGCCCGAAACTCCATGGAGTCTTCCCGGGTGGTAGAATCGAAGAGTATATACCAGCACGTCCCTTGCTGACCAAAGAGCTCGCGGATCCTGAGCTGAGTGCACTGACTGCTGAAAAAATGGCACATCTACATATGATGCAGGTGCCCATAAACAAGGAGCCCACTTGGTTATGGGACACTATGGCCAAGTGGCGCACTAGTGCTGAAGAAGTGCTAAAAAACGTTGACGAGGTTGACACGCACCTGATGAAACATATTGAGGCAGTAAAGTCCATCAACTTCAGCGCAGAGATCGCTTGGTTCag atCTTTTGTATCACAACATAAATATCCAATAGTATTTTGTCACAATGACATGCAGGAGGGTAATATATTGCTGCGTCAAAACAGCCGCAAACGTgaattagtaattattgattttgagTATTGCTCATACAATTACCGTGGATTTGACCTGGCTAATCACTTTGTCGAGTGGCAGTACGATTACACAGCTGAGGAGTATCCATTCTTCCACGAGAGAACTGGATCTGGACCAACGGACGAACAAAAG ctcCATTTTATAAGAAGTTACTTGAAGACAACTGGCAAAGAAGGCGTTGCTGAAGAAAATCGTTTGATGGAAGAAGTCAAAGTATTTACATTAGCTAGTCATCTATTCTGGGGATTATGGAGTGTCGTTAATGCTGGTCATTCTAATATTCCCTTTGGTTACTgg gaCTATGCAACATGCAGACTATCGACCTACCAgcatttgaaagaaaaaataagcCAATCATCAATCAATGCAAGTCAGCCACAATGTGGAATTAAAAGAAAGGAAGATCACACGGACTGA
- the LOC103571258 gene encoding choline kinase alpha isoform X3 gives MSDSNPEMRATAARICRDYLHGVWKHVNSDNIVLKHISGGLSNWVYNVQLPEGTTPLRGEPRQVLLRIYGQTHGERAMESIITESVIFTLLSERKLGPKLHGVFPGGRIEEYIPARPLLTKELADPELSALTAEKMAHLHMMQVPINKEPTWLWDTMAKWRTSAEEVLKNVDEVDTHLMKHIEAVKSINFSAEIAWFRSFVSQHKYPIVFCHNDMQEGNILLRQNSRKRELVIIDFEYCSYNYRGFDLANHFVEWQYDYTAEEYPFFHERTGSGPTDEQKLHFIRSYLKTTGKEGVAEENRLMEEVKVFTLASHLFWGLWSVVNAGHSNIPFGYWDYATCRLSTYQHLKEKISQSSINASQPQCGIKRKEDHTD, from the exons atgtCTGATAGCAATCCTGAAATGAGGGCAACTGCAGCAAGAATCTGTCGCGATTATCTTCATGGTGTATGGAAGCATGTCAACTCTGATAATATAGTATTAAAACATATAAg tggaGGATTAAGTAACTGGGTGTACAATGTACAGTTACCTGAAGGTACAACGCCTCTGCGTGGTGAACCCCGTCAAGTATTACTAAGAATATACGGGCAGACACATGGTGAACGTGCAATGGAAAGTATTATCACGGAATCTGTTATTTTTACCCTACTGTCTGAACGTAAACTTGGCCCGAAACTCCATGGAGTCTTCCCGGGTGGTAGAATCGAAGAGTATATACCAGCACGTCCCTTGCTGACCAAAGAGCTCGCGGATCCTGAGCTGAGTGCACTGACTGCTGAAAAAATGGCACATCTACATATGATGCAGGTGCCCATAAACAAGGAGCCCACTTGGTTATGGGACACTATGGCCAAGTGGCGCACTAGTGCTGAAGAAGTGCTAAAAAACGTTGACGAGGTTGACACGCACCTGATGAAACATATTGAGGCAGTAAAGTCCATCAACTTCAGCGCAGAGATCGCTTGGTTCag atCTTTTGTATCACAACATAAATATCCAATAGTATTTTGTCACAATGACATGCAGGAGGGTAATATATTGCTGCGTCAAAACAGCCGCAAACGTgaattagtaattattgattttgagTATTGCTCATACAATTACCGTGGATTTGACCTGGCTAATCACTTTGTCGAGTGGCAGTACGATTACACAGCTGAGGAGTATCCATTCTTCCACGAGAGAACTGGATCTGGACCAACGGACGAACAAAAG ctcCATTTTATAAGAAGTTACTTGAAGACAACTGGCAAAGAAGGCGTTGCTGAAGAAAATCGTTTGATGGAAGAAGTCAAAGTATTTACATTAGCTAGTCATCTATTCTGGGGATTATGGAGTGTCGTTAATGCTGGTCATTCTAATATTCCCTTTGGTTACTgg gaCTATGCAACATGCAGACTATCGACCTACCAgcatttgaaagaaaaaataagcCAATCATCAATCAATGCAAGTCAGCCACAATGTGGAATTAAAAGAAAGGAAGATCACACGGACTGA
- the LOC103571258 gene encoding choline/ethanolamine kinase isoform X1 encodes MHLQQHGNQNTGTSARQTSRLPSGSGSSGKLNETLHYVMFTQMSDSNPEMRATAARICRDYLHGVWKHVNSDNIVLKHISGGLSNWVYNVQLPEGTTPLRGEPRQVLLRIYGQTHGERAMESIITESVIFTLLSERKLGPKLHGVFPGGRIEEYIPARPLLTKELADPELSALTAEKMAHLHMMQVPINKEPTWLWDTMAKWRTSAEEVLKNVDEVDTHLMKHIEAVKSINFSAEIAWFRSFVSQHKYPIVFCHNDMQEGNILLRQNSRKRELVIIDFEYCSYNYRGFDLANHFVEWQYDYTAEEYPFFHERTGSGPTDEQKLHFIRSYLKTTGKEGVAEENRLMEEVKVFTLASHLFWGLWSVVNAGHSNIPFGYWDYATCRLSTYQHLKEKISQSSINASQPQCGIKRKEDHTD; translated from the exons ATGCACTTGCAACAGCACGGAAATCAAAATACTGGTACATCAGCTCGACAGACAAGTAGATTGCCATCAGGATCGGGTAGCTCTGGTAAACTCAATGAAACTTTGCATTACGTTATGTTTACTCAG atgtCTGATAGCAATCCTGAAATGAGGGCAACTGCAGCAAGAATCTGTCGCGATTATCTTCATGGTGTATGGAAGCATGTCAACTCTGATAATATAGTATTAAAACATATAAg tggaGGATTAAGTAACTGGGTGTACAATGTACAGTTACCTGAAGGTACAACGCCTCTGCGTGGTGAACCCCGTCAAGTATTACTAAGAATATACGGGCAGACACATGGTGAACGTGCAATGGAAAGTATTATCACGGAATCTGTTATTTTTACCCTACTGTCTGAACGTAAACTTGGCCCGAAACTCCATGGAGTCTTCCCGGGTGGTAGAATCGAAGAGTATATACCAGCACGTCCCTTGCTGACCAAAGAGCTCGCGGATCCTGAGCTGAGTGCACTGACTGCTGAAAAAATGGCACATCTACATATGATGCAGGTGCCCATAAACAAGGAGCCCACTTGGTTATGGGACACTATGGCCAAGTGGCGCACTAGTGCTGAAGAAGTGCTAAAAAACGTTGACGAGGTTGACACGCACCTGATGAAACATATTGAGGCAGTAAAGTCCATCAACTTCAGCGCAGAGATCGCTTGGTTCag atCTTTTGTATCACAACATAAATATCCAATAGTATTTTGTCACAATGACATGCAGGAGGGTAATATATTGCTGCGTCAAAACAGCCGCAAACGTgaattagtaattattgattttgagTATTGCTCATACAATTACCGTGGATTTGACCTGGCTAATCACTTTGTCGAGTGGCAGTACGATTACACAGCTGAGGAGTATCCATTCTTCCACGAGAGAACTGGATCTGGACCAACGGACGAACAAAAG ctcCATTTTATAAGAAGTTACTTGAAGACAACTGGCAAAGAAGGCGTTGCTGAAGAAAATCGTTTGATGGAAGAAGTCAAAGTATTTACATTAGCTAGTCATCTATTCTGGGGATTATGGAGTGTCGTTAATGCTGGTCATTCTAATATTCCCTTTGGTTACTgg gaCTATGCAACATGCAGACTATCGACCTACCAgcatttgaaagaaaaaataagcCAATCATCAATCAATGCAAGTCAGCCACAATGTGGAATTAAAAGAAAGGAAGATCACACGGACTGA
- the LOC103571259 gene encoding galactose mutarotase isoform X1, with product MNEKDKSKKKPTQKMKKRKFYGNQYTDSKKEKKIASDPVDLKINDASADKEDGKLQRPAMAGTIEMKPWGNFEGKEVKLFTLKNNNGQEVDVLNYGATIRAVRTPDKGGRISDVVLGFDDINGYLGKDNPYFGATVGRVANRIGKGKFKIDGVEFSVSKNIGENTLHGGFKGWNSMIWESVIRNDSLVMSLLSKDNDEGFPGDVIATTIFKFSDDGSLTIEMKACATKATPINLTNHSYFNLAGHDTNSAELYKHSIMVNADRWTVTDADSIPTGEIRPVENSIMDLRSPTVLGDVINQVPGGGYDYNFCLTDDFGKKPKTKERLVAKVVHPESGRVLETFSNQPGVQLYTSNFIPDKNTSGIVGKEGKTYFKHAALCLETQNYPDAVNHENFPDSILRPGDIYNHVVVYKFTVEK from the exons ATGAAtgaaaaagataaaagtaagaaaaaacctacgcagaaaatgaaaaaacgtaaattttatggaaatcAATACACGGAtagtaagaaagaaaaaaaaatagcaagcGACCCGGtagatttgaaaataaatgatgcCAGTGCTGATAAAGAGGATGGAAAATTACAAAg accTGCGATGGCTGGTACAATAGAAATGAAACCTTGGGGTAATTTTGAGGGaaaagaagtaaaattatttacattaaaaaataataacggaCAGGAAGTTGATGTTTTAAATTACGGAGCTACGATAAGAGCTGTGAGAACACCCGATAAAGGTGGGCGTATCAGTGACGTTGTTTTAGGTTTCGATGATATTAATG GATATCTTGGAAAAGACAATCCGTATTTTGGAGCCACGGTAGGCCGCGTTGCTAATCGCATTGGAaaaggtaaatttaaaatagacgGTGTTGAATTTTCtgtatcaaaaaatatcgGCGAGAATACTTTACACGGCGGATTCAAAGGATGGAATTCCATGATATGGGAATCGGTTATCAGAAATGACTCACTGGTTATGAGTTTACTGAGCAAAGATAATGATGAAGGTTTTCCTGGAGACGTCATAGCAACGACGATATTCAAATTCTCAGATGACGGTTCATTGACGATTGAAATGAAAGCCTGTGCTACCAAAGCTACaccaattaatttaactaatcACAGTTATTTCAATTTAGCCGGCCAt GATACGAACTCAGCAGAACTTTATAAACATTCGATAATGGTGAATGCAGATCGGTGGACAGTAACAGACGCCGACAGCATTCCAACGGGTGAAATAAGACCCGTAGAAAATAGTATAATGGACCTAAGATCACCTACAGTGCTTGGTGATGTCATTAACCAAGTACCCGGCGGTGGGTATGATTACAACTTCTGTCTTACTGATGACTTTGGTAAAAAACCAAAGACTAAAGAACGTCTAGTTGCCAAAGTCGTACATCCAGAGTCGGGCAGAGTCTTGGAAACTTTTTCCAATCAACCCGGGGTTCAATTGTACACCAGTAATTTTATTCCGGATAAAAATACCAGTGGTATTGTTGGCAAGGAGGGGAAAACTTACTTCAAACATGCGGCTTTGTGTCTTGAGACTCAAAATTATCCTGACGCTGTCAATCATGAAAACTTTCCTGACAGTATTCTTAGACCTGGTGACATCTACAATCACGTTGTCGTCTACAAATTTACCGTTGAGAAATAA
- the LOC103571259 gene encoding galactose mutarotase isoform X2 produces MAGTIEMKPWGNFEGKEVKLFTLKNNNGQEVDVLNYGATIRAVRTPDKGGRISDVVLGFDDINGYLGKDNPYFGATVGRVANRIGKGKFKIDGVEFSVSKNIGENTLHGGFKGWNSMIWESVIRNDSLVMSLLSKDNDEGFPGDVIATTIFKFSDDGSLTIEMKACATKATPINLTNHSYFNLAGHDTNSAELYKHSIMVNADRWTVTDADSIPTGEIRPVENSIMDLRSPTVLGDVINQVPGGGYDYNFCLTDDFGKKPKTKERLVAKVVHPESGRVLETFSNQPGVQLYTSNFIPDKNTSGIVGKEGKTYFKHAALCLETQNYPDAVNHENFPDSILRPGDIYNHVVVYKFTVEK; encoded by the exons ATGGCTGGTACAATAGAAATGAAACCTTGGGGTAATTTTGAGGGaaaagaagtaaaattatttacattaaaaaataataacggaCAGGAAGTTGATGTTTTAAATTACGGAGCTACGATAAGAGCTGTGAGAACACCCGATAAAGGTGGGCGTATCAGTGACGTTGTTTTAGGTTTCGATGATATTAATG GATATCTTGGAAAAGACAATCCGTATTTTGGAGCCACGGTAGGCCGCGTTGCTAATCGCATTGGAaaaggtaaatttaaaatagacgGTGTTGAATTTTCtgtatcaaaaaatatcgGCGAGAATACTTTACACGGCGGATTCAAAGGATGGAATTCCATGATATGGGAATCGGTTATCAGAAATGACTCACTGGTTATGAGTTTACTGAGCAAAGATAATGATGAAGGTTTTCCTGGAGACGTCATAGCAACGACGATATTCAAATTCTCAGATGACGGTTCATTGACGATTGAAATGAAAGCCTGTGCTACCAAAGCTACaccaattaatttaactaatcACAGTTATTTCAATTTAGCCGGCCAt GATACGAACTCAGCAGAACTTTATAAACATTCGATAATGGTGAATGCAGATCGGTGGACAGTAACAGACGCCGACAGCATTCCAACGGGTGAAATAAGACCCGTAGAAAATAGTATAATGGACCTAAGATCACCTACAGTGCTTGGTGATGTCATTAACCAAGTACCCGGCGGTGGGTATGATTACAACTTCTGTCTTACTGATGACTTTGGTAAAAAACCAAAGACTAAAGAACGTCTAGTTGCCAAAGTCGTACATCCAGAGTCGGGCAGAGTCTTGGAAACTTTTTCCAATCAACCCGGGGTTCAATTGTACACCAGTAATTTTATTCCGGATAAAAATACCAGTGGTATTGTTGGCAAGGAGGGGAAAACTTACTTCAAACATGCGGCTTTGTGTCTTGAGACTCAAAATTATCCTGACGCTGTCAATCATGAAAACTTTCCTGACAGTATTCTTAGACCTGGTGACATCTACAATCACGTTGTCGTCTACAAATTTACCGTTGAGAAATAA